The following proteins come from a genomic window of Nocardiopsis sp. YSL2:
- a CDS encoding LysR family transcriptional regulator codes for MDFTIHQLRCFLAVARELHFGRAAARLHLSPSALSEQVAALERRVSRSLFDRSPRGVELTDHGRELLPIARGAVESMDEVVEWGRGEDAEPCVRIGLMVTSAEFRAIMAEAARHMPRVRWQVRHLGFTGCHEALAKGEVDCAFAVGTEDGPPPGFESLPLWEEDRLLVLSKQHRLAGRESVTLAEIAQETFVAVEGGAHDRWFSSVGVGGSTPHLLSVARNFEEILEMCAAGQGVNIAGRSAETTYAHPGVRFVPIVDAPRVTTYLSVRRGRRPAALERFVRLCALDGTEAQV; via the coding sequence ATGGACTTCACGATCCACCAGCTCAGATGCTTCCTCGCCGTGGCCCGGGAACTCCACTTCGGCCGCGCCGCCGCACGGCTGCACCTGAGCCCCTCCGCGCTGAGCGAGCAGGTGGCGGCGCTGGAACGGCGGGTGTCCCGCTCCCTCTTCGACCGCTCGCCCCGCGGAGTGGAGCTCACCGATCACGGCCGTGAACTGCTGCCGATCGCCCGGGGTGCGGTCGAGAGCATGGACGAGGTCGTGGAATGGGGGCGGGGAGAGGACGCCGAACCCTGCGTCCGCATCGGCCTCATGGTCACCAGCGCGGAGTTCCGCGCGATCATGGCCGAGGCGGCACGGCACATGCCCCGGGTGCGGTGGCAGGTGCGGCACCTGGGGTTCACGGGATGCCACGAGGCCCTCGCCAAAGGCGAGGTGGACTGCGCGTTCGCCGTCGGAACCGAGGACGGCCCGCCGCCCGGGTTCGAGTCGCTGCCCCTCTGGGAGGAGGACCGCCTCCTGGTGCTCTCCAAGCAGCACCGACTGGCCGGGCGGGAGTCGGTCACCCTGGCCGAGATCGCGCAGGAGACCTTCGTGGCCGTCGAGGGAGGGGCGCACGACCGGTGGTTCTCGTCGGTGGGCGTCGGCGGCTCCACGCCGCACCTGCTCTCGGTCGCCCGCAACTTCGAGGAGATCCTGGAGATGTGCGCCGCAGGGCAGGGTGTCAACATCGCGGGGCGCTCCGCCGAGACCACCTACGCGCACCCCGGGGTGCGGTTCGTGCCCATCGTGGACGCCCCGCGCGTGACCACCTACCTGAGCGTCCGCCGGGGGCGCCGTCCCGCCGCGCTGGAACGGTTCGTCCGCCTCTGCGCACTCGACGGGACGGAAGCGCAGGTGTGA
- a CDS encoding bile acid:sodium symporter family protein — protein MSSPLFTLGLPLALGLVMFGLGLSLTTRDFGRVVRFPKAALVSLTCQIVVLPLICLGLVKAFGLSGVLAVGLMLLVASPGGSSANLFSYLAGGNVALNVTLTAVNSVLSVFTLPVVVGLSITYFLGDDASIGLQFGKVLQVFAIVLVPVAIGMAVRGRFPDWAQGMGKTVKIGSTAVLALVILAAVVSQFGVLRDNITTLGPAALLLSVLSLGVGYVVPRLCGVTRGDSTASAMEIGIHNATLAIAVAVSVLGDEALALPAAVYGVLMYLPASVAAYLLARAGRRESSRVAEVG, from the coding sequence ATGAGTTCCCCCCTGTTCACGCTGGGGCTTCCCCTGGCCCTGGGCCTGGTCATGTTCGGCCTCGGCCTGTCGCTCACCACACGTGACTTCGGCCGGGTGGTCCGGTTCCCGAAGGCCGCCCTCGTCTCGCTGACCTGCCAGATCGTCGTGCTGCCGCTGATCTGCCTGGGACTCGTCAAGGCCTTCGGGCTGAGCGGTGTGCTGGCGGTCGGCCTGATGCTCCTCGTCGCCTCGCCCGGCGGTTCCTCGGCCAACCTCTTCAGCTACCTGGCCGGCGGGAACGTGGCGCTCAACGTCACGCTCACGGCGGTCAACTCGGTGCTGTCCGTCTTCACACTGCCGGTCGTGGTCGGCCTGTCCATCACGTACTTCCTCGGTGACGACGCCTCCATCGGGCTGCAGTTCGGCAAGGTGCTGCAGGTGTTCGCGATCGTGCTCGTTCCGGTCGCCATCGGCATGGCGGTCCGCGGCCGCTTCCCGGACTGGGCCCAGGGCATGGGCAAGACGGTGAAGATCGGCTCCACGGCCGTACTCGCCCTGGTCATCCTGGCCGCCGTCGTCTCGCAGTTCGGCGTCCTGCGGGACAACATCACCACGCTGGGGCCGGCCGCACTGCTGCTGTCGGTACTGAGCCTCGGCGTCGGCTACGTCGTGCCCCGCCTGTGCGGCGTGACACGCGGCGACTCCACCGCCTCGGCCATGGAGATCGGCATCCACAACGCGACGCTGGCGATCGCCGTGGCCGTCTCGGTGCTCGGCGACGAGGCGCTGGCCCTTCCCGCCGCGGTCTACGGCGTCCTGATGTACCTGCCCGCCTCGGTCGCGGCCTACCTGTTGGCCAGGGCGGGGCGGCGCGAGAGCAGCCGCGTCGCCGAGGTCGGCTGA
- a CDS encoding quercetin 2,3-dioxygenase, with protein sequence MTSSDLETMHDLAPVVNALPGEPVPYYLAGGEGLRYEIGGQLWTVIARGADTGGLFDAAFVLGPRGSEAPFHSLPSHQHSYYVFEGSVQFWLPGRSRVLVSGDSIHVPPGTPVAYRILGHMSRLLFFSASSGALDALVGSRKTVERHVYTPAGASAALLPGAQEHDLRRADAQDVWDDTLPDGPEAYFLRSRTGDRRGWPDAHNAYAARGRNTGGRYFSVSTLAAPQPYIIRHFHRLHTENFLCLSGRIWLWVNGQELLLTSGDFLHAPAGTVHSFAIAAHNTQMLGLLTSDVFEPFFDVTGVATDDFVHTEGLIDPSVVMGGVQANPDLDLVVVGGPPQRVRAAGL encoded by the coding sequence ATGACCAGCAGCGACCTGGAGACCATGCACGACCTCGCCCCGGTCGTCAACGCCCTGCCCGGTGAGCCGGTCCCGTACTACCTGGCCGGCGGCGAGGGCCTGCGCTACGAGATCGGCGGGCAGCTGTGGACGGTCATCGCCCGCGGCGCGGACACCGGAGGACTCTTCGACGCCGCCTTCGTGCTGGGACCGCGCGGATCCGAGGCACCCTTCCACAGCCTCCCCTCCCACCAGCACTCCTACTACGTGTTCGAGGGCTCCGTGCAGTTCTGGCTCCCCGGTCGGAGCCGCGTCCTGGTCTCCGGCGACTCCATCCACGTGCCGCCGGGCACCCCGGTGGCCTACCGGATCCTCGGCCACATGTCCCGACTGCTGTTCTTCTCCGCCTCCAGCGGTGCCCTGGACGCCCTGGTGGGGTCGCGGAAGACCGTGGAGCGCCACGTCTACACGCCCGCCGGAGCCTCCGCCGCGCTGCTGCCGGGGGCGCAGGAGCACGACCTGCGGCGCGCGGACGCCCAGGACGTCTGGGACGACACGCTGCCGGACGGACCGGAGGCGTACTTCCTCCGCTCGCGGACCGGTGACCGCCGCGGCTGGCCGGACGCCCACAACGCCTATGCCGCGCGGGGCCGCAACACCGGTGGGCGCTACTTCTCGGTCAGCACGCTCGCCGCGCCCCAGCCCTACATCATCCGCCACTTCCACCGCCTGCACACGGAGAACTTCCTGTGCCTGTCCGGGCGGATCTGGCTGTGGGTCAACGGACAGGAGCTGCTGCTGACCTCCGGTGACTTCCTGCACGCACCGGCCGGCACTGTGCACAGCTTCGCGATCGCCGCACACAACACGCAGATGCTCGGGCTGCTCACCTCCGACGTCTTCGAGCCGTTCTTCGACGTGACCGGCGTGGCGACCGACGACTTCGTGCACACCGAGGGGCTCATCGACCCGTCCGTGGTGATGGGCGGTGTCCAGGCCAACCCGGACCTGGACCTGGTCGTGGTCGGCGGGCCGCCCCAGCGGGTGAGGGCGGCGGGACTGTGA
- a CDS encoding alpha/beta hydrolase, producing MSHGPPPCTESVRSELGLVYAPRATGDLLLDLHLPARADRPVPVVLWLHGGGWFTGDRTLAPDLARHVRSTGCAFASIEYRLSGQALFPAQLHDVRAAVRFLRARAGAYGLDPRAVGAWGASAGGHLAVLAGLTGHLAALPGEGDTEGDPSVQAVAESYGPVDLAAVVAEAARSGRDEASSPEARLLGGPPSERAELARRANPLTWVSPSAPPFQISHGTGDDLVSHTQSERLHEALAAAGVPSELYLLDGYRHGFLNPAGRLDVRTARMMDDGRLAAEGPAPAAHRVANGSGPGAGADTGGGSEEPAADQAATFGFDDIDAFFRRHLTPSTAARRTADPRPRPTPGESR from the coding sequence ATGTCCCACGGCCCCCCTCCCTGCACTGAATCCGTCAGATCCGAACTCGGCCTCGTCTACGCACCGCGTGCCACCGGCGACCTCCTGCTCGACCTCCACCTCCCGGCCCGCGCCGACCGGCCCGTGCCCGTCGTGCTGTGGCTGCACGGAGGAGGCTGGTTCACCGGCGACCGAACACTGGCCCCGGACCTGGCCCGTCACGTCCGTTCCACCGGATGCGCCTTCGCGAGCATCGAGTACCGGCTCTCCGGACAGGCGCTCTTTCCCGCCCAACTCCACGACGTACGAGCCGCGGTCCGCTTCCTGCGCGCCCGTGCCGGGGCCTACGGTCTGGACCCCCGAGCGGTCGGAGCCTGGGGCGCCTCGGCCGGCGGCCACCTGGCGGTGCTGGCCGGCCTGACCGGCCACCTGGCCGCGCTGCCAGGCGAGGGGGACACCGAGGGGGACCCGTCCGTGCAGGCGGTCGCGGAGTCCTACGGGCCCGTGGACCTGGCCGCCGTGGTCGCCGAGGCCGCGCGTTCCGGACGGGACGAGGCGTCCTCACCCGAAGCCCGCCTCCTGGGCGGTCCGCCCTCGGAACGCGCGGAGCTCGCCCGCCGCGCCAACCCGTTGACCTGGGTGAGCCCGTCCGCACCGCCCTTCCAGATCTCCCACGGAACCGGCGACGACCTGGTGTCCCACACGCAGAGCGAGCGCCTGCACGAGGCCCTCGCCGCCGCGGGCGTGCCCAGCGAGCTCTACCTCCTCGACGGCTACCGGCACGGCTTCCTCAACCCGGCCGGCCGCCTCGACGTCCGGACCGCGCGGATGATGGACGACGGCCGCCTGGCGGCCGAAGGCCCCGCCCCGGCGGCGCACCGCGTCGCCAACGGCTCCGGTCCCGGCGCCGGCGCCGATACCGGTGGCGGGAGCGAGGAGCCCGCCGCCGACCAGGCGGCGACCTTCGGCTTCGACGACATCGACGCCTTCTTCCGACGACACCTCACACCCAGCACCGCGGCCCGCCGTACGGCGGACCCCCGCCCGCGTCCCACCCCAGGAGAGTCCCGATGA